A stretch of DNA from Micromonospora sp. NBC_01813:
GCGGGGCGCGGGGACGGTTGACCGGTCCCGACTACATCCGGGTCATGGACACCTACCAGGAGGTACAACTACTCGAGGCCTTCGACCTAGTGGTAAACGTCCCCGAGACCTCCACGACCGAGCAGCTGGTTGGTTGAATCAAAGCACCCATGTGGAGCACGCACGCGGCTGGTCGGCTGTGCCACGCTGTTGGGATGGAGCCACGAGAACGGGTGCAACGACTCGTGACGGCCGCCGACCTGTATGCCGCCGAGGTGAGTGACGCCTATGACGAGGTCATCGAACAGGTTGTTGCCCGGGTGGCTGATGCGGGCAGTCTCGGCAAGCTCGACCTGGGCGCTCTGAGCGCCTGGAAACGACTACGCGCGGACACACCATGGATGGCGCAATTGATGAGCTGTCCTGAGTACACGGTTCGACAACATACCCAGCGTGCAGTCGCGGCGGCGCAGGACCAGTCTCGGACGGTTCCTGAGGCTGCTGCAGCTGCCCGCTCCGCTCTCACGCCCCTGCCAGGTTTCAGCACGGGGGATGCTCTGGCGTCGGTTGTGTGTTTTGTGGCGGCGCCAAAGCGGCTCGCTGTATACGATCGCCGGGCGCACGAGGGTCTTCGCCGGCTGGGCCTCGCGCTCGACGATCGACCTGGCCGCTACGGTCGCTACCTGACGCTGCTCGAGCAATGCCGGGACGAGTTGGCCGACCAGGGGCACCGGTGGTCTGCGCGTCATGTCGACCTTGCGCTCTTCCAGCTCGGTGGCCAGAAGGAACGGTAGGCCGGATGAGCGGGGCAGCCCTATCCGTCTGGTGCGGGTCAGCGACTCAGTGGCGCTTGGCCAGCTCGACGAAGCCTGCCCACGACGATGGGGTGAAGGTGAGCGTCCCGCCGTCGCGGTCCTTGGTGTCCCGGACGAGGACCCGGCCGGGCAGGTTGTCGGCCACTTCGACGCAGGTGTCTCCGCCGTTGGCCGATCGGCTGGACTTGCGCCAGCGGGGTTCACGAGTCATGTCTCTGCCGCTCCCTCTTGATTATCGATACGTAGCTGCTCCAGCGGGCCGCTGGCGTCTTTGGTCATCTGGCATCGATGTGAGGCTGGGATACCCAACACCGCACTCGTTGGGTATCCCAGCCTCACATCGACGGCGTCGGGTGCGGGCCAGCGGCTCAGTGGCGTTTCGCGAGCTCGACGAAGCCTGCCCACGACGATGGGGTGAACGTGAGCGTCCCGCCGTCGCGGTCCTTGGTGTCCCGGACGAGGACCCGGCCGGGCAGGTTGTCGGCGACCTCGACGCAGGTGTCTCCGCCGTTGCCCGATCGGCTGGACTTGCGCCAGCGCGGTTCACTTGCGTTCATCGATCATCCTTAGCATCAGATCCCGGGACTGCACCACGGGCAGCGCGAGTCCATCTACGGCTTCCCAGGCTAGTTCGAGGTCGGTCACTTCGCCATGGGTGGTCACCACAGTGCCCTTCAACTGGTTGTCCAGGTAGCCGCATCGGCGACCGTCCGGCAGGTTGGCGATCACGAACGCGCCACCGAGGCCGGTGTGCAGCCCGACTTCGTCCGGCATCACCCGGATACGGACGGACGGGCGGTGGCCGAGGTCCACCAGATGCCCAAGCTGGTCTTTCATCACCTCGCGGGGGCCGCGCAGCAGCGCGTACTCACCGATGATGGCGGAGATGGCCACCGGCTTCTCCCGGCCGAGCGTCGCGGA
This window harbors:
- a CDS encoding DUF397 domain-containing protein, which produces MNASEPRWRKSSRSGNGGDTCVEVADNLPGRVLVRDTKDRDGGTLTFTPSSWAGFVELAKRH
- a CDS encoding DUF397 domain-containing protein, with the protein product MTREPRWRKSSRSANGGDTCVEVADNLPGRVLVRDTKDRDGGTLTFTPSSWAGFVELAKRH